Proteins encoded together in one Ferroglobus placidus DSM 10642 window:
- a CDS encoding RtcB family protein: protein MVMEEILKKITDYKWELPKTYKKGMRVPAYFYINRKLMQILERDAVEQAANVATMPGIQVASLVMPDVHVGYGFPIGGVAAFDIEEGVVSPGGVGFDINCGVRLIRTNLKVDEVRKKIRELIDALFVAVPSGVGSEGRLRVSDKELDEIFVSGARWAVENGYGYEEDLKHCEENGAMPGAKPEVVSRKARDRGRPQLGTLGSGNHFLEVQYVDKIFDEEIAKAFGLEEGMVTVMVHCGSRGLGHQVCTDFLQVLERAVKKYGIYLPDRQLACAPINSKEGQDYFAGMAASANYAWCNRQIITHWVRETFQKVFRMSEEDLGMDLVYDVAHNIAKFETHKVNGKKKKVVVHRKGATRAFGPGSEELPEDYRKTGQPVLIPGSMGTPSYVLVGTEKAMEETFGSTCHGSGRVLSRAAAKRKLRGSEVKQSLERKGIYVRATQGALLAEEAPEAYKSSDDVVEVVHRAGISKIVAKLLPLGVAKG, encoded by the coding sequence ATGGTTATGGAGGAAATTTTGAAAAAGATTACCGATTACAAGTGGGAACTCCCGAAAACGTATAAGAAGGGAATGAGAGTGCCAGCTTACTTTTACATAAACAGAAAGCTGATGCAGATTCTTGAGAGAGATGCCGTTGAGCAGGCGGCAAACGTTGCGACCATGCCGGGGATACAAGTAGCGAGCTTGGTTATGCCGGATGTCCACGTCGGCTACGGATTCCCGATAGGAGGCGTGGCTGCTTTCGATATAGAAGAGGGAGTTGTGAGTCCCGGAGGAGTTGGTTTCGACATAAACTGCGGGGTTAGGCTTATAAGAACGAATTTGAAGGTTGATGAGGTCAGAAAGAAAATAAGAGAACTTATTGACGCGTTGTTTGTTGCCGTTCCTTCCGGCGTTGGAAGCGAAGGGAGATTGAGGGTTAGCGATAAAGAACTGGACGAAATTTTCGTCTCCGGAGCCAGATGGGCTGTCGAAAACGGCTACGGTTACGAAGAGGATCTGAAACACTGCGAAGAGAACGGAGCGATGCCCGGAGCTAAGCCGGAAGTCGTGAGTAGGAAAGCGAGGGACAGAGGAAGACCTCAGCTCGGAACCCTCGGCAGCGGAAACCACTTCCTTGAGGTGCAGTACGTTGATAAGATCTTCGATGAAGAGATCGCCAAGGCTTTCGGACTTGAAGAGGGCATGGTGACTGTGATGGTGCACTGCGGAAGCAGAGGATTGGGGCATCAGGTTTGCACAGACTTCCTTCAAGTTTTGGAGAGAGCCGTGAAGAAGTACGGAATCTATCTGCCGGACAGACAGCTCGCCTGCGCTCCGATAAACAGTAAAGAGGGGCAGGATTATTTCGCTGGAATGGCAGCCTCAGCAAACTACGCATGGTGCAACAGGCAGATAATCACCCACTGGGTTAGAGAAACGTTCCAGAAGGTTTTCAGAATGAGCGAAGAAGATTTGGGCATGGATTTGGTTTACGACGTCGCCCACAACATAGCTAAGTTCGAAACGCACAAAGTGAATGGCAAAAAGAAGAAAGTCGTCGTCCACAGAAAGGGAGCGACGAGGGCTTTCGGACCAGGAAGCGAAGAGCTTCCCGAAGACTACAGAAAGACCGGACAGCCAGTGCTTATTCCGGGAAGCATGGGAACTCCGAGCTACGTTCTCGTTGGGACGGAAAAAGCTATGGAAGAAACCTTCGGCTCCACGTGCCACGGAAGCGGAAGAGTACTCAGCAGAGCTGCCGCTAAGCGAAAGCTAAGAGGAAGCGAGGTTAAGCAGTCGCTGGAGAGAAAAGGGATTTATGTTAGAGCGACTCAGGGGGCTTTGCTTGCTGAAGAAGCTCCGGAAGCTTACAAGAGCAGCGACGATGTGGTTGAGGTGGTTCATAGAGCGGGAATTTCGAAGATCGTCGCTAAACTTCTTCCGCTGGGAGTTGCTAAAGGATGA
- a CDS encoding deoxyhypusine synthase, with the protein MIREIDVKEGQKISELLEQFKDSAFNARRLGEAAEIFKEMVEKNSFIFLTLAGAIVPAGMRKIISGMLERGFAHALVTTGANVTHEIAEALGFKHQKGSERVDDVELSRKNVNRIYDVFVSNEAFEKVEEFTSRIFENLSGTYGSYELMWEIGKNLPENSFLRIAYEKKTPVFVPTIHDSILGLHLYIYGKDLIVDLKKDIGKILDLCFEKKPIGVCIIGGGVPKNFTLQAMLLGEGFDYAIQITTDSPQFGGLSGATLEEAKSWCKLKENAKAVTVYCDATIALPLIYSYLLDSKLLK; encoded by the coding sequence ATGATAAGGGAGATAGACGTTAAAGAGGGGCAGAAGATATCGGAGTTGCTCGAGCAGTTTAAAGACTCCGCTTTTAACGCAAGAAGGCTCGGAGAAGCTGCTGAAATCTTCAAAGAGATGGTCGAAAAAAATTCCTTCATATTTTTGACCTTAGCCGGAGCGATTGTTCCAGCGGGAATGAGGAAAATTATTTCCGGAATGCTCGAAAGAGGCTTTGCTCATGCTCTCGTTACAACCGGAGCGAACGTGACTCACGAAATTGCTGAAGCTCTCGGTTTCAAGCACCAGAAGGGGAGCGAGAGGGTAGATGATGTTGAGCTGAGTAGAAAGAACGTGAACAGGATTTACGACGTTTTCGTTTCAAATGAAGCTTTTGAGAAAGTTGAGGAGTTTACTTCAAGAATATTCGAAAATCTTAGCGGAACTTACGGAAGCTACGAGCTGATGTGGGAAATAGGGAAAAACCTTCCAGAAAATTCTTTTTTGAGAATCGCTTACGAGAAAAAGACGCCAGTTTTCGTTCCGACAATACACGACTCGATTCTCGGGCTACATCTTTACATCTACGGGAAGGATCTGATAGTAGATCTGAAGAAGGACATTGGAAAAATTCTCGATCTGTGCTTCGAGAAAAAACCAATTGGTGTATGCATCATCGGCGGTGGCGTGCCGAAAAATTTCACGCTTCAAGCAATGCTCCTTGGAGAGGGGTTCGATTACGCTATCCAAATAACCACAGATTCGCCGCAATTCGGAGGTTTGAGCGGAGCGACTCTCGAAGAGGCTAAGAGCTGGTGCAAGTTAAAGGAAAACGCTAAAGCCGTAACTGTCTACTGCGATGCGACGATAGCTTTACCTTTAATCTACTCCTACCTTCTCGATTCGAAACTTTTAAAATAG
- a CDS encoding polyprenyl synthetase family protein, producing the protein MIENWEEYRTIERALKELLDREVIIPKIKKALKHLIEAGGKRTRPIIVLLSAKLAGGDEKEILDMALAVELIHTASLAHDDVIDRGVKRRNKETLNVKYDDSLAILVGDWLISKSVQLTAKYGYDIVRDFAKTGMLMSEGEVLDVYSTKEKFDEEDYFKCIEYKTAALFAYSAKNAYQYFSQDEGVEKLFQYGLNLGIAYQLVDDLLEYLSLYGDKSSKIESRTLPMIYEEKFGVEKAVKKVMDLIVDYSQKSKKALEFFEDGVVKSKLLRLVDFMTFDLIKDYFAKSGRNLDLLSPHYTP; encoded by the coding sequence ATGATCGAAAATTGGGAGGAATATAGAACGATCGAAAGAGCGCTGAAAGAACTGCTGGACAGGGAAGTTATTATTCCGAAGATTAAAAAAGCTTTAAAACATTTAATCGAAGCCGGAGGGAAAAGGACTCGTCCGATAATCGTTTTGCTCAGTGCGAAGCTTGCCGGAGGGGACGAGAAGGAAATTCTCGACATGGCTCTTGCCGTTGAATTGATACACACTGCAAGCTTAGCCCACGACGACGTTATCGATAGGGGTGTTAAAAGGAGGAATAAAGAGACTCTCAACGTTAAATACGACGACTCCTTAGCCATTCTCGTCGGTGATTGGCTTATCTCGAAATCCGTGCAGCTCACAGCCAAATACGGATACGACATAGTGAGAGATTTTGCTAAGACCGGAATGCTCATGAGCGAAGGGGAAGTTCTCGACGTTTACAGCACAAAGGAAAAGTTCGACGAGGAAGATTACTTCAAGTGCATAGAATACAAAACAGCCGCACTATTCGCTTACTCAGCCAAAAACGCTTATCAGTACTTTTCCCAAGACGAGGGAGTTGAGAAGCTTTTTCAGTACGGCTTGAACTTAGGCATAGCATATCAGCTCGTCGACGACCTCCTCGAATACCTCTCCCTTTACGGAGATAAATCGAGCAAAATAGAGTCGAGAACCCTTCCGATGATTTACGAAGAAAAGTTCGGGGTTGAGAAGGCTGTGAAAAAGGTTATGGATCTCATAGTGGATTACTCGCAGAAGAGTAAAAAAGCTCTTGAATTTTTCGAGGACGGAGTTGTTAAGAGCAAGCTGCTGAGGCTTGTAGACTTCATGACCTTCGACCTCATCAAAGACTACTTCGCTAAATCTGGAAGAAATTTAGACCTTCTTTCTCCTCACTATACTCCTTGA
- a CDS encoding histidinol phosphate phosphatase domain-containing protein — protein MIDLHVHSIFSDGELIPSEIARRLESLDYKAVCIADHADLSNLSSVIEKLWKFAEEREEYGVKVLVGVEITHVPPKLIGKVVRKAREEGAEVIVVHGETIVEPVAKGTNFAAVQEDIDILSHPGLVDEKTAELAAENGICFEITTRKGHCLTNGYVAKIAKEYGVKLVLNTDAHSPSDFVSKDFAEKVAKGCNLDLEELLKNSRSIVRRKKV, from the coding sequence ATGATAGATTTGCACGTTCACTCAATTTTCAGCGACGGCGAGTTGATTCCGAGCGAGATAGCGAGGAGACTCGAAAGTCTGGATTACAAAGCTGTCTGTATTGCGGATCACGCGGACTTAAGCAACCTCTCTTCTGTCATCGAAAAGCTGTGGAAGTTTGCGGAGGAGAGGGAAGAGTACGGAGTGAAGGTGCTTGTAGGGGTGGAAATAACTCACGTCCCTCCGAAGCTTATAGGTAAGGTTGTTAGAAAAGCGAGAGAGGAGGGAGCTGAAGTAATCGTCGTTCACGGAGAAACGATAGTCGAGCCTGTGGCAAAGGGAACGAATTTCGCAGCGGTGCAAGAAGATATCGACATCTTGTCCCATCCTGGTCTCGTGGACGAAAAAACCGCTGAATTAGCCGCAGAGAATGGAATTTGCTTCGAGATAACCACGAGAAAAGGGCACTGCTTAACGAACGGCTACGTTGCGAAAATAGCAAAGGAGTACGGAGTAAAGCTCGTCTTGAACACCGACGCACACTCTCCGAGCGATTTCGTAAGCAAAGATTTCGCTGAAAAAGTGGCAAAAGGATGCAATTTGGATTTAGAAGAGCTACTGAAAAACTCAAGGAGTATAGTGAGGAGAAAGAAGGTCTAA
- a CDS encoding DUF211 domain-containing protein, translating into MAGIRRLVLDVLKPHEPSNIILAKVLSELEFVDGVNLSLYEIDQNTENVKITIVGDNMDFEEIKRTIERLGGVIHSVDEIVAGKKIVETVMTEQDR; encoded by the coding sequence GTGGCAGGAATAAGAAGGCTGGTGCTTGACGTTTTAAAGCCCCACGAACCGAGCAACATAATACTGGCGAAGGTTTTGAGCGAGCTCGAGTTCGTGGACGGAGTTAACCTGAGCTTGTACGAGATAGATCAGAACACCGAGAACGTTAAAATCACGATCGTCGGAGACAACATGGATTTTGAAGAAATCAAGAGGACGATAGAAAGATTGGGTGGTGTTATCCACAGCGTCGACGAGATAGTGGCTGGTAAGAAAATAGTCGAAACTGTTATGACTGAGCAGGACAGGTGA
- a CDS encoding 2-oxoacid:acceptor oxidoreductase subunit alpha, whose translation MPDYNICFAGAAGDGIKEAGVLAAKLFSKLGYNAFVYQEYQSLIRGGHNASVVRFSERKIRSHRYYYDVLICLEDYVYDRHKDRLKGILIHDSKFNLDGKAVPMTEFVKEEQKPLFFRNAVALGVLAYVFGIDFEVLEDVFIESYGNKASDDIVLAEEGYNFAEENFERLEELEKIGEEKKVHSGNEMVALGMIKAGLERFYAYPMTPTSPILHFLVRREDVIAYQPESEIAAIMMAIGSAFAGKRAATATSGGGFALMTESISLAGMAEVPVLIVYGQRSAPSTGMATYTAQEDLYFALNPAHGEFPLIVASPIDCEDAYKLGAELLNLAWKFQTPAILLSDKHLLESYETVSYPKVKRERINIVRKSEGVFKRYEITRNGISPYAVPPAIVKANSNEHDEYGFTTDDAEIARKMYEKRMKKVKEIEKEVRNSYVEEGKGSETIVTWGSNYGAVREVAEELGFKVVAVRFLKPLDVPKIKENSYCVECNYQGLLAGMIEKEQGIKLRRILRWDGRPFTPEELKEVLK comes from the coding sequence ATGCCGGATTACAACATTTGTTTTGCCGGGGCAGCGGGAGATGGGATAAAAGAGGCTGGAGTTCTTGCTGCGAAGCTCTTTTCGAAACTCGGATACAACGCCTTTGTTTATCAGGAATATCAGTCCCTGATAAGAGGAGGACACAACGCGAGCGTCGTTAGGTTTTCGGAAAGGAAGATCAGAAGTCACAGATACTACTACGACGTTCTAATCTGCTTAGAAGATTACGTTTACGACAGGCACAAGGATAGGCTTAAAGGAATACTCATTCACGACTCCAAGTTTAATTTGGACGGGAAAGCTGTTCCAATGACCGAATTCGTTAAAGAAGAGCAGAAACCATTGTTTTTCAGAAATGCTGTGGCATTGGGAGTTTTAGCTTACGTGTTCGGAATAGACTTCGAAGTTCTCGAAGATGTCTTCATCGAAAGTTACGGGAATAAAGCCTCGGACGACATCGTTCTCGCTGAGGAAGGATACAATTTTGCGGAAGAAAATTTCGAAAGGTTGGAGGAGCTTGAAAAAATCGGAGAGGAAAAGAAAGTACACTCGGGAAACGAAATGGTCGCTCTCGGAATGATAAAAGCAGGGTTGGAGAGGTTTTACGCTTATCCCATGACGCCAACATCGCCAATCCTGCATTTTCTCGTGAGGAGAGAAGACGTCATAGCTTACCAGCCGGAAAGCGAAATTGCCGCTATAATGATGGCAATCGGCTCGGCTTTTGCCGGAAAAAGGGCTGCGACAGCGACAAGCGGTGGTGGTTTTGCTCTGATGACCGAAAGCATCAGCCTTGCCGGAATGGCTGAAGTTCCGGTTTTAATCGTTTACGGACAAAGAAGTGCTCCGTCAACTGGAATGGCTACCTACACTGCTCAGGAAGACCTTTACTTCGCTCTAAATCCGGCTCACGGAGAATTTCCTCTCATCGTCGCCTCTCCAATCGATTGCGAAGACGCTTACAAGCTTGGGGCTGAACTTTTAAACTTGGCTTGGAAGTTTCAAACTCCGGCGATACTGCTTTCGGATAAACACCTCCTCGAAAGCTACGAGACCGTAAGCTACCCCAAAGTTAAGAGAGAGAGGATAAACATCGTAAGGAAGAGCGAAGGAGTTTTCAAGAGATACGAAATCACTCGAAACGGAATTTCTCCTTACGCCGTTCCTCCGGCTATAGTCAAGGCTAACAGCAACGAACACGACGAATACGGCTTCACAACCGATGATGCTGAAATTGCAAGAAAAATGTACGAGAAGAGGATGAAGAAAGTGAAGGAGATAGAGAAGGAAGTGAGAAACAGCTACGTTGAGGAGGGGAAAGGCAGCGAGACTATAGTAACCTGGGGTTCGAATTACGGAGCCGTCAGAGAGGTGGCTGAAGAGCTCGGATTTAAGGTTGTTGCCGTGAGGTTTCTAAAGCCGCTGGACGTTCCGAAGATAAAAGAGAATTCCTACTGCGTCGAGTGCAACTACCAAGGCTTGCTCGCTGGAATGATAGAAAAAGAGCAGGGGATAAAGCTGAGGAGAATTTTGAGGTGGGACGGAAGACCGTTCACTCCCGAGGAGCTTAAGGAGGTTTTGAAATGA
- a CDS encoding thiamine pyrophosphate-dependent enzyme — MKKITWCPGCGNFGILRAFKNTIKRLVEEGHEVGKFVVASGIGCHGKIADYIELPSFHVIHGRVIPFLTGLKLANPELVAIGFAGDGDQYNEGLDHLIHAARRNVNITVFVHNNGVFGLTTGQFTATTPKGKVTRTTPRGNPEIPLNPVMLALVSGATFVARGYAGKLNQLEEIMYKAILHEGFSFVDILQPCVSFNDTWSYYNKKVVSVEKPAKSLEEAMKIASSNEIYTGIIYEERRETLEEFLKIK; from the coding sequence ATGAAGAAAATTACCTGGTGCCCGGGCTGCGGAAATTTCGGGATTCTCAGAGCTTTTAAAAATACGATAAAAAGGCTCGTCGAGGAAGGGCACGAAGTAGGAAAGTTCGTCGTAGCTTCCGGAATTGGCTGTCACGGGAAAATTGCAGACTATATAGAGCTTCCTTCGTTTCACGTAATTCACGGGAGAGTGATTCCGTTTCTAACCGGATTAAAGCTTGCAAATCCGGAATTGGTGGCTATAGGCTTTGCCGGGGACGGGGATCAGTACAACGAAGGTTTGGATCATTTAATCCACGCCGCAAGGAGAAACGTTAACATCACAGTTTTCGTTCACAACAACGGGGTTTTCGGCTTGACAACCGGACAATTCACAGCAACGACGCCGAAAGGAAAGGTAACGAGAACGACGCCAAGGGGAAATCCGGAAATTCCTTTAAATCCCGTAATGTTGGCTCTCGTCTCGGGAGCAACTTTTGTGGCGAGAGGTTACGCTGGAAAACTTAACCAACTCGAGGAGATAATGTACAAAGCCATTCTCCACGAAGGTTTTTCTTTTGTAGACATTCTGCAGCCTTGTGTTAGCTTCAACGACACCTGGAGTTACTACAACAAAAAGGTCGTCAGCGTCGAAAAACCTGCGAAAAGTCTTGAGGAGGCTATGAAAATAGCTTCTTCCAATGAGATTTACACAGGAATAATTTACGAGGAGAGGAGAGAGACGCTCGAAGAATTCTTAAAAATAAAGTAG
- the tsaA gene encoding tRNA (N6-threonylcarbamoyladenosine(37)-N6)-methyltransferase TrmO, with amino-acid sequence MNEIKYKPIGIIYSPFKEPKGTPIQPTAAKGVKGKVVVFPEYAEGLKDLEGFSHIILIYHFHLVRKSSLKVKPFMDDKVRGVFATRAPSRPNPIGISVVRLTKIEENVLYIQDVDIVDGTLLLDIKPYVPEFDVREADRIGWLKENLHKLTTSKDDGRFVE; translated from the coding sequence ATGAATGAAATAAAATATAAGCCAATAGGAATAATTTATTCCCCGTTCAAAGAGCCTAAAGGGACTCCAATACAGCCCACAGCTGCGAAAGGTGTAAAAGGAAAAGTTGTAGTATTTCCAGAATATGCCGAGGGATTGAAAGATCTTGAAGGCTTTTCCCATATTATCTTAATCTACCACTTCCACTTAGTCAGAAAATCGTCGTTAAAAGTGAAGCCGTTTATGGATGACAAAGTTAGAGGAGTGTTTGCAACGCGAGCACCAAGCAGACCGAATCCGATAGGCATCTCGGTCGTGCGCCTCACCAAAATAGAAGAAAACGTGCTTTACATTCAGGATGTAGACATCGTAGATGGTACACTTTTGCTTGATATCAAGCCTTACGTTCCCGAATTTGATGTTAGGGAAGCGGACAGAATAGGATGGCTTAAAGAAAATCTGCACAAGCTTACAACCTCAAAAGATGATGGAAGGTTTGTAGAATGA
- a CDS encoding type II glyceraldehyde-3-phosphate dehydrogenase has product MKVKVAVNGYGTIGKRVADAVNLQKDMEVVGVTKTKPDFEAKLAVKKGYKLYVAIPERIELFEKAEVKVEGTIDDLLEKVDVVVDCSPNKVGAENKPKYEKAGVKAIFQGGEKSHVAEVSFNALANYDDARGKNFVRVVSCNTTGLARFISVVKSVADVKKVRATMIRRVVDPKEDKKGLVNGIMPDPVRLPSHHAEDVKTVLPDVNIVTTAFKVPTTLMHVHGISIELDGKLEDIVAALEDEPRIMLISEEDGFTSTAKIIEYARELRMRYDIFENVVWRESLAIHEGELFAVQAIHQEAIVVPENVDAIRAMFELADKEESMKLTNESLGIKK; this is encoded by the coding sequence ATGAAGGTTAAAGTAGCTGTAAACGGGTACGGAACGATTGGAAAGAGAGTTGCCGATGCCGTGAACCTGCAGAAGGACATGGAAGTAGTCGGAGTTACAAAAACGAAGCCGGACTTCGAGGCGAAACTTGCTGTGAAAAAGGGTTACAAGCTCTACGTAGCGATTCCGGAAAGAATAGAGCTGTTCGAGAAAGCAGAGGTGAAAGTGGAAGGGACGATAGACGACTTGCTTGAGAAGGTTGACGTTGTTGTTGACTGCTCTCCAAACAAGGTTGGGGCTGAGAACAAGCCGAAATACGAAAAAGCTGGAGTTAAGGCTATTTTCCAGGGAGGAGAGAAGAGTCACGTTGCTGAAGTGTCTTTCAACGCTCTCGCGAACTACGATGATGCGAGAGGTAAGAACTTCGTCAGAGTCGTGAGCTGCAACACCACTGGATTGGCGAGATTCATTTCGGTGGTTAAAAGCGTAGCAGACGTGAAGAAGGTTAGAGCGACGATGATAAGAAGAGTCGTCGACCCAAAGGAGGACAAGAAGGGTCTCGTTAACGGAATAATGCCGGATCCCGTCAGGCTTCCCTCTCACCACGCGGAAGACGTTAAAACAGTTTTACCTGACGTTAACATAGTCACGACAGCTTTCAAAGTTCCAACAACTCTCATGCACGTTCACGGCATTTCCATAGAGCTCGACGGAAAGCTCGAAGACATCGTCGCAGCTTTAGAAGACGAGCCGAGGATAATGCTGATTTCCGAGGAAGACGGATTCACGTCCACTGCGAAGATAATAGAGTACGCGAGGGAGCTGAGAATGAGGTACGACATTTTCGAGAACGTGGTTTGGAGGGAGAGCTTGGCAATCCACGAGGGAGAGCTTTTTGCCGTGCAAGCGATTCATCAGGAGGCTATCGTCGTTCCAGAGAACGTTGATGCGATAAGAGCGATGTTCGAGCTGGCTGACAAGGAGGAAAGCATGAAGCTTACGAACGAGTCCCTCGGAATTAAGAAGTAG
- a CDS encoding CooT family nickel-binding protein produces the protein MCESKVVFKKGDSEELLMEDVVRIEVENGKLKLYGLLGEYREVEGKIALMDMRSHKILVVPYEG, from the coding sequence ATGTGCGAATCAAAGGTGGTTTTCAAGAAGGGTGATTCGGAAGAGTTGTTAATGGAGGATGTTGTTAGAATTGAGGTGGAAAACGGAAAGCTTAAACTCTATGGGCTTCTTGGTGAGTACAGGGAGGTTGAAGGTAAAATCGCTCTTATGGATATGAGGAGTCACAAAATCTTGGTGGTGCCCTATGAAGGTTAA
- a CDS encoding chorismate pyruvate-lyase family protein → MELNPFLKILATTDGSVTTILEALTGKEVKVRTLAQKVVKADERVAELLEIDVGDFVNWRVVEILADEILALAVSYFPIKSVFNGVREDLMRADVPIGKIIRKHNLEVRRDVNWFEVRRIRGLKEKFGEEYFLVRNYNIFHAGKILFNITEYFPVERLTRMFLKHG, encoded by the coding sequence TTGGAGTTAAATCCTTTCTTAAAAATTCTCGCAACAACCGACGGCTCGGTAACGACGATTTTAGAAGCTTTAACCGGAAAAGAGGTGAAAGTGAGAACTTTAGCTCAAAAAGTTGTTAAAGCCGACGAGAGGGTGGCGGAACTTTTAGAGATAGATGTCGGAGACTTCGTGAACTGGAGGGTAGTGGAAATTCTTGCTGACGAAATTTTAGCTTTGGCGGTTTCTTATTTTCCGATTAAAAGCGTTTTTAACGGAGTAAGAGAAGATTTGATGCGAGCGGATGTGCCAATCGGAAAAATAATAAGGAAACATAACCTTGAGGTGAGGAGGGACGTTAACTGGTTTGAGGTGAGGAGGATAAGGGGTTTGAAGGAAAAATTCGGGGAGGAGTACTTTCTCGTTAGAAATTACAATATATTTCATGCTGGAAAAATACTCTTCAACATAACCGAATACTTTCCCGTCGAAAGACTCACGAGGATGTTTTTAAAACACGGATAA
- a CDS encoding AAA family ATPase yields MKIIAFVGLPLSGKTTAAEIAREMGIPVVVMGDVVREETKRRGLELTDENVGRVASELRKKEGMDAIAKRIIPKIRELGKNHGAVVVDGIRGIAEVERLKKEFGEDFILIAIECPLEIRFQRALKRKREDDVKTIEDLKKRDERELSWSMEEALKIADFTIENTSTLEEFREKVRALLDRLIEKVEIEVETDIHPTEDPEKVINAVKNIFPDAEIEIVDGKLKAKAKSLEKFRDLIRRQRILDTVRSEMIKNRRGREITLLLNKQVATVSKISFTDYDATLSPIIVRFRLYRVDFEKFLNYIAPKTKAGKPVGEVESLWS; encoded by the coding sequence ATGAAAATTATCGCCTTCGTAGGTTTGCCGCTGAGTGGTAAAACTACCGCGGCAGAAATAGCGAGGGAAATGGGAATTCCAGTCGTCGTGATGGGAGACGTCGTGAGAGAGGAAACAAAAAGGAGAGGGCTCGAACTGACGGACGAGAACGTGGGAAGAGTTGCTTCTGAGTTAAGAAAAAAGGAGGGGATGGATGCAATAGCGAAGAGGATAATTCCCAAGATAAGGGAGCTTGGAAAAAATCACGGAGCGGTTGTTGTGGATGGAATTAGAGGAATAGCGGAAGTAGAGAGGTTGAAAAAAGAATTTGGAGAGGATTTCATACTCATAGCTATCGAGTGTCCTCTTGAGATAAGATTTCAAAGAGCTTTGAAGAGGAAGAGGGAAGACGACGTGAAGACTATAGAAGACCTTAAGAAAAGAGACGAGAGGGAGCTTTCTTGGAGTATGGAAGAAGCGCTGAAGATAGCAGATTTTACCATCGAAAACACCTCGACATTAGAGGAGTTCAGGGAGAAGGTTAGAGCTCTTCTCGACAGGCTGATCGAGAAAGTTGAGATAGAAGTTGAGACTGACATTCACCCTACAGAAGACCCGGAAAAGGTAATAAATGCCGTGAAAAACATTTTTCCCGACGCAGAAATTGAAATAGTCGATGGAAAATTAAAGGCTAAGGCGAAGAGTCTGGAAAAATTCAGGGATCTCATAAGGAGGCAGAGAATTCTCGACACAGTGAGAAGCGAGATGATAAAGAATAGGAGAGGAAGGGAGATAACGTTGCTTCTGAACAAACAGGTTGCTACCGTCTCTAAAATAAGCTTCACCGACTACGATGCGACGCTTTCTCCAATTATAGTGAGATTTCGACTTTACAGAGTTGACTTCGAGAAGTTTCTGAACTATATCGCTCCAAAAACGAAAGCCGGAAAGCCGGTTGGAGAGGTGGAGAGCCTTTGGAGTTAA
- a CDS encoding 4Fe-4S dicluster domain-containing protein codes for MKFRVEFNAERCGGAGECVAVCDKGVWSWKEVEFSFFGKRFRRLMPFPVSQEKCVGCRKCERICPTKCIKVVEA; via the coding sequence ATGAAGTTCAGAGTTGAGTTTAACGCAGAGAGATGCGGTGGAGCTGGAGAATGCGTTGCCGTTTGCGACAAAGGAGTTTGGAGCTGGAAAGAAGTCGAATTCAGCTTTTTCGGAAAAAGGTTCAGGAGGTTAATGCCCTTTCCGGTAAGTCAGGAGAAGTGCGTTGGTTGCAGAAAGTGCGAGAGGATTTGCCCAACTAAGTGTATTAAGGTAGTCGAAGCTTAA